TACATTTCATTATAATCGAAAAACACCTGAATGAAAAAGTAAATCTAATCACTATTAGAAAATGTTCTTGGTTTGCCACATCTCTACTCTAGTATAAAAAACAGAAAGGGCTGGGACAATAGTGTATTAACCAGCAAGAATCTGTACAAATAATAGGAGGTGCAATGAAGCTGCTCCTGAAATATACTTCGCACCCTTTTAGTTAGCGCACTGTTCAAATTCTCAGTTAAACACTTTAGTTATGTCGCAGCCTCTTTCTTGTTTAAAGTAACTTCTCTCCAAATAAAGATCCCATCAAGGCAACGGCAACCTCAGCTGTCTTGTTGCGTTCATCTAGTATCGGATTAACTTCGACAAATTCAGTCGATGTTAAAATATTTGCTTCTGCTAGCATCTCCATCGCTAAATGACTTTCACGATAAGAGATTCCCCCAAGTACTGGAGTTCCTACGCCTGGTGCATCATTTGGATCGAGTCCGTCTAAGTCTAAGCTTAAGTGAACACCATCTGTTCCATTTGAGACGTGATCAATGGCCTGCTCCATCACTTTCGTCATCCCCAGTCGATCAATCTCGTGCATCGTAAAGATTTTAATGCCTTTTTCTTTAATGTATTCTTTCTCTCCCTCGTCTAATGAACGAGCGCCAATGATTACGATATGCTCTGGCTTAATTTTTGGAGCAAATCCGCCAATATTTGTTAGTGATTCATCACCTAATCCAAGACTAACCGCAAGTGGCATGCCATGGATATTGCCTGATGGTGATGTTTCCTCTGTATTTAAATCGCCATGGGCATCATACCAAATCACACCGAGTTGCCTCCGCGATTTTGTCACCCCAGCAAGTGTACCTATAGCAATACTATGATCACCACCTAGAACAAGTGGGAAAAGGCCTTCTACCTCAATTTCTTCAATTTGCTGACGTAATGAATCATTGGCGTGGATCACTTGAGGTAAGTTTTTTAGACCTACTAATCCTATTTTTTCTGCTCGTTTTTCAATGGACACATCACCAAAGTCTTTCACAACATGTCCGAGAGCTTCCAGTCTACTGATTAAGCCTGCATAACGAATCGCACTTGGCCCCATATCGACGCCTCGTCGGTTCTGACCTAAGTCCATTGGTACCCCAATCACTCCAATTTTTAATCGTTTCATTGAAATCGCCCCTTTGTCCTACTTTTTATTATGTAAGATGAGAAGATGGGCAGAGCCCCCTTCTCTCTTGTTTCTTATGCGAAAACCTGTTTTATTTTTTCCAATGCAAAGTCTAGGTCTTCTTTTGAGATGACTAGTGGTGGTGCTAGTCGGATCACATTCTCGTGTGTTTCTTTACATAGAAGTCCTAACTCTTTTAACTGCTCACAATATCCACGAGCAGGAACGATTAACTCAATGCCGATAAATAACCCACGTCCCCGAATTTCTTTGATGTCTTGGTGTGGAATCTTGCGAAGCTCACTCATCACGTATTCTCCTAGATCATGAGAGCGTGCAACGAGCCCTTCTTCTTCAATCACTTCAAGAGCAGCAATTGATGTTGCACATGCTAATGGATTGCCACCAAAAGTGGAGCCATGAGAACCAGGTTCAAACACACCAAGAATCTCACGATTAGCAGCGACAACCGAAATTGGCATCACTCCACCACCTAGCGCTTTTCCTAGAATGTACATATCAGGTTCGACTTCCTCCCAGTCACATGCAAACAGTTTTCCAGACCTAGCAAGCCCTGATTGAATTTCATCGGCAATGAATAGTACTTGATTATCCGAGCAAATTTCACGAACTTCTTTTAAAAAGCCTTCAGGCGGAATAATAATCCCTGCTTCCCCTTGGATCGGCTCTACGAGAAATGCAGCCGTATTCGGAGTGATCGCTTCACGCAACGCTTGCGCATCACCATAAGGGATCATTTTAATTCCTGGAAGCATTGGACCAAATCCACGCTTATACTCTTCATTTGATGAAAGGGAAACAGCTGTCATCGTCCGTCCGTGGAAGTTATTTTCACATACAATGATCTCTGCTTGGTTTGCTTCGACTCCTTTTACATCATAAGCCCAACGACGAGCTGTTTTTACAGCGGTCTCGACTGCTTCTGCTCCTGTATTCATCGGAAGTACCATATCTTTGTTCGTTAGTCCTGCAACTTTTTCGTAAAAAGGAGCTAATTGGTCATTGTGAAAGGCACGTGATGTTAAAGTAATACGGTCAGCCTGGTCTTTTAGGGCTTGAATAATTTTCGGGTGACGATGACCTTGATTAACCGCCGAGTATGCACTTAGCATATCAATGTAACGATTTCCCTCTGGATCTTCTACCCACACACCTTCTGCTTTAGAAATAACAATCGGAAGTGGATGATAATTCTTTGCTCCAAATTGTTCTGTTTTTTCGATAATTGACGTTGTTTTTGTCATAGGACACACTCCTTATTAGTTTATATAAAATAGCACCATGCAAGGTTAGTGCCAATTTACAGATAATTAATCGATCTACTCGTTGAAGAATATATATGTATTCCGAAGCTCCATTGCTGAATATTAATATTTATTTTCCTTTCCTGCAAATAATTTTGCACAATTGCGAGCGTTTCCATATACTTAAGCTATAGGAGGTGGATCATGAATCAAGTAGAAAAAGAAAACCTAAAGCAGACGATCTCGATGCTTGAAGTTGTCTTAGACACCATTGATGTTGGTGTACATATTGTTGATGCTGACGGAAAAACAGTCCTATACAATAAGAAGATGACGGATATTGAATCAATGCCACCGAATGAGGTGCTTCATAAAAGCCTGCTTGATGTCTTCTTATTTAAAGAAGATCAATCAAGTACGTTGTTACAGTCTTTAAAAAAAGGCAAGCATTTCTATAACATCAAACAGCAATATTATAATAACAAAGGCTATCCAGTTACAGCAGTCAACGATACACACCCTGTGACCAACGAAAATGGAGAAGTCGTTGGCGCCTTCGAGTTATCTAAAGACATTACTCGTCTTGAGAAATTGATGAACGATACTCTGCAAAAAAATGGGCAGACTCGTTACACCTTTTCGCAAATTATTGGGCAGAGCGAGGCGATGACCCAAGTCATACATGAAGCCAAACGTGCAACCAGAACGAGTTCATCTGTTTTACTAACAGGCGAGACGGGAACAGGCAAGGAAATTTTCGCTCAAAGTATCCATAATGGGAGCACTCGTGCTAGTGCACCATTTATCTCGCAAAATTGTGCTGCATTACCTGATAACCTTATTGAAGGTATTTTATTTGGCACAAAAAAAGGCGCATTTACTGGGGCAATTGAACACCCTGGCCTATTTGAACAAGCACAAGGCGGCACCTTGCTTTTAGATGAGATTAATTCTCTTAATCCAGCCCTGCAAGCGAAGTTACTACGTGCTATTCAAGAAAAAACGATTCGACGAGTTGGCGACACAAAAGACACACCAGTCGATGTAAGGATTATTTCAACAGTAAATGAAGATCCTTTTGACGCGGTAGCAAACGGCCGCTTAAGAAAAGATTTATTTTATCGCTTAGGTGTAGTCTCTCTTTACATTCCACCACTATGCGATCGATACGGTGACATACCGATTCTTGTTGAACATTTTCTTGAGATCTTTAATAAACGGTTCCAAATGAATGTCGAGTGGATCTCTGCTGATGTCCTTGAATTGTTTGAGCAGTATGAATGGCCTGGAAATGTACGTGAATTAGAGCATGTGATTGAGTCTGCCATGAACATTATGACGACCGAACACCAAATGGAGCTCTATCATTTGCCCATGCATATGAGAAGGCGACTTACGACTCAACCGTCAAAAGAAAAAGACACTCCAGCTGCATCCACCCACTCAAATGAAACGTTCCTTCACAAGCCACTCAAAGATCATCTCGCTGAGGTCGAATCTTATTACATAAAACAGGCAATGACTGTTCATAAAGGCAATGTGTCACAAGCCGCCAAGGCGCTAGGTATTAGTCGTCAAAATCTTCAATACCGTTTAAAAAAATTATCGAGTGACGATACATTGTAATCATAAACAAGGAGCTGCCACGCACAGCTCCTTGTTTTTCATTTATTTCGATAAAAGCCCACGAATGGCAAAGCTAACATTTTGTGGCCTTTCTGCTAAACGACGCATAAAGTATCCGTACCAGTCTGTGCCAAATGGAACATAGACTCGCATCGTGTAGCCTTCCTTAGCAATTTCTTCTTGCAATTCTTTACGGAATCCGTAGAGCATTTGAAATTCAAATTGAGTCTTCGGAATCCCCTCTTCCTCACAAAATG
Above is a genomic segment from Bacillus sp. FJAT-45037 containing:
- the rocF gene encoding arginase, giving the protein MKRLKIGVIGVPMDLGQNRRGVDMGPSAIRYAGLISRLEALGHVVKDFGDVSIEKRAEKIGLVGLKNLPQVIHANDSLRQQIEEIEVEGLFPLVLGGDHSIAIGTLAGVTKSRRQLGVIWYDAHGDLNTEETSPSGNIHGMPLAVSLGLGDESLTNIGGFAPKIKPEHIVIIGARSLDEGEKEYIKEKGIKIFTMHEIDRLGMTKVMEQAIDHVSNGTDGVHLSLDLDGLDPNDAPGVGTPVLGGISYRESHLAMEMLAEANILTSTEFVEVNPILDERNKTAEVAVALMGSLFGEKLL
- a CDS encoding ornithine--oxo-acid transaminase, translated to MTKTTSIIEKTEQFGAKNYHPLPIVISKAEGVWVEDPEGNRYIDMLSAYSAVNQGHRHPKIIQALKDQADRITLTSRAFHNDQLAPFYEKVAGLTNKDMVLPMNTGAEAVETAVKTARRWAYDVKGVEANQAEIIVCENNFHGRTMTAVSLSSNEEYKRGFGPMLPGIKMIPYGDAQALREAITPNTAAFLVEPIQGEAGIIIPPEGFLKEVREICSDNQVLFIADEIQSGLARSGKLFACDWEEVEPDMYILGKALGGGVMPISVVAANREILGVFEPGSHGSTFGGNPLACATSIAALEVIEEEGLVARSHDLGEYVMSELRKIPHQDIKEIRGRGLFIGIELIVPARGYCEQLKELGLLCKETHENVIRLAPPLVISKEDLDFALEKIKQVFA
- a CDS encoding sigma-54 interaction domain-containing protein; this encodes MNQVEKENLKQTISMLEVVLDTIDVGVHIVDADGKTVLYNKKMTDIESMPPNEVLHKSLLDVFLFKEDQSSTLLQSLKKGKHFYNIKQQYYNNKGYPVTAVNDTHPVTNENGEVVGAFELSKDITRLEKLMNDTLQKNGQTRYTFSQIIGQSEAMTQVIHEAKRATRTSSSVLLTGETGTGKEIFAQSIHNGSTRASAPFISQNCAALPDNLIEGILFGTKKGAFTGAIEHPGLFEQAQGGTLLLDEINSLNPALQAKLLRAIQEKTIRRVGDTKDTPVDVRIISTVNEDPFDAVANGRLRKDLFYRLGVVSLYIPPLCDRYGDIPILVEHFLEIFNKRFQMNVEWISADVLELFEQYEWPGNVRELEHVIESAMNIMTTEHQMELYHLPMHMRRRLTTQPSKEKDTPAASTHSNETFLHKPLKDHLAEVESYYIKQAMTVHKGNVSQAAKALGISRQNLQYRLKKLSSDDTL